The following proteins are co-located in the Vallicoccus soli genome:
- a CDS encoding nuclear transport factor 2 family protein translates to MEQGPAHDEVAGLVDRARRAAVAYLGGDLREYARLLPHAEGSSLFPPDGGGAVRGFDLSDEHVRATAEYFRGGEADLEVHAAHTSRDVVVLVAVERQRGLVGPFPEQDWSLRVTLVLRRAGAGWELVHRHADALVHRVGMDQLAAMARGDLGGAPPPA, encoded by the coding sequence ATGGAGCAGGGACCGGCGCACGACGAGGTGGCGGGGCTGGTGGACCGCGCCCGGCGCGCCGCGGTCGCGTACCTGGGGGGCGACCTGCGGGAGTACGCGCGGCTCCTGCCCCACGCGGAGGGCTCCTCGCTGTTCCCGCCGGACGGGGGCGGCGCGGTCCGGGGGTTCGACCTCTCCGACGAGCACGTGCGGGCGACGGCGGAGTACTTCCGGGGCGGCGAGGCGGACCTGGAGGTCCACGCGGCGCACACGTCGCGCGACGTGGTCGTCCTGGTGGCCGTCGAGCGCCAGCGCGGCCTGGTGGGCCCGTTCCCCGAGCAGGACTGGTCGCTGCGCGTCACGCTCGTCCTGCGCCGGGCCGGCGCCGGCTGGGAGCTCGTGCACCGCCACGCCGACGCCCTGGTGCACCGGGTCGGGATGGACCAGCTGGCGGCGATGGCGCGGGGCGACCTCGGCGGGGCGCCGCCCCCGGCCTGA
- a CDS encoding NAD(P)H-quinone oxidoreductase, which translates to MRAVTIPQPGGPEVLTWAEVPDPVAGPGEVVLDVAASAVNRADLLQRQGHYPPPPGAPAYPGLEASGRVAALGEGVDGWALGDEACALLAGGGYAERVAVPAGQLLPRPGGLSLEESAALPETVCTVWSNVFVLAALQPGETLLVHGGASGIGTTAIQLAKALGAQVVVTAGTPEKLARCRGLGADVAVSYRHEDFVEAVRGATGGRGADVVLDVVGAAYLQRNVEALAVNGRLVVIGLQGGRRAELDLSALMAKRAALLATSLRSRPVAEKAAVVASVREHVWPLVAAGALRPVVDRRFPLADAAAAHAHLESGTHVGKVLLVRG; encoded by the coding sequence GTGCGAGCCGTGACGATCCCCCAGCCCGGCGGTCCCGAGGTCCTCACCTGGGCGGAGGTCCCCGACCCGGTGGCCGGCCCGGGCGAGGTCGTGCTCGACGTCGCCGCGAGCGCGGTCAACCGGGCCGACCTGCTGCAGCGGCAGGGGCACTACCCCCCGCCGCCGGGCGCGCCGGCGTACCCCGGGCTGGAGGCGTCGGGCCGCGTCGCGGCGCTCGGCGAGGGCGTGGACGGCTGGGCCCTGGGCGACGAGGCGTGCGCGCTGCTCGCCGGCGGCGGGTACGCCGAGCGGGTCGCCGTGCCGGCGGGCCAGCTGCTGCCCCGGCCCGGGGGGCTGTCCCTCGAGGAGTCCGCGGCGCTGCCCGAGACCGTCTGCACGGTCTGGTCCAACGTCTTCGTGCTCGCGGCGCTGCAGCCCGGCGAGACGCTGCTCGTGCACGGCGGCGCCTCGGGGATCGGCACGACCGCCATCCAGCTCGCGAAGGCGCTCGGCGCGCAGGTGGTCGTCACGGCGGGCACGCCGGAGAAGCTCGCGCGGTGCCGCGGGCTCGGCGCGGACGTGGCGGTGTCCTACCGGCACGAGGACTTCGTCGAGGCGGTGCGCGGCGCGACCGGGGGCCGCGGCGCGGACGTCGTGCTCGACGTCGTCGGCGCGGCGTACCTGCAGCGCAACGTCGAGGCGCTCGCCGTCAACGGGCGCCTCGTCGTCATCGGGCTGCAGGGCGGGCGGCGCGCCGAGCTCGACCTGTCCGCGCTCATGGCCAAGCGGGCGGCGCTGCTGGCGACGAGCCTGCGCTCGCGCCCCGTGGCCGAGAAGGCCGCCGTCGTGGCCTCGGTGCGCGAGCACGTCTGGCCGCTCGTGGCCGCCGGCGCGCTGCGCCCGGTCGTGGACCGCCGCTTCCCCCTCGCGGACGCCGCGGCCGCGCACGCGCACCTGGAGTCGGGCACCCACGTCGGCAAGGTCCTGCTCGTCCGGGGCTGA
- a CDS encoding response regulator has product MSVRVAVVDDHPVFRLGMAALLGTLDGIEVAAQAASRAEALEVVGDGVDVVLMDLHLGDESGIEATRDLLRAHPHLRVLVVTMLEDEESVVASLRAGAQGYLLKGASPAEVERAVRAVTNGEVILGPQVAARALAALSGARSVSAVPFPELTDREREVLDLVARGYDNTTISRRLVLSTKTVRNHVANVLAKLALPDRSAAIVRAREAGLGAD; this is encoded by the coding sequence GTGAGCGTGCGCGTCGCGGTGGTCGACGACCACCCCGTCTTCCGGCTGGGCATGGCGGCGCTGCTCGGCACGCTCGACGGCATCGAGGTGGCGGCGCAGGCGGCCTCGCGCGCGGAGGCGCTGGAGGTCGTCGGCGACGGCGTCGACGTGGTGCTCATGGACCTGCACCTGGGGGACGAGTCGGGCATCGAGGCGACCCGCGACCTGCTCCGCGCGCACCCGCACCTGCGCGTGCTCGTGGTGACGATGCTCGAGGACGAGGAGTCCGTCGTGGCCTCGCTGCGGGCGGGCGCCCAGGGCTACCTGCTCAAGGGGGCCTCCCCCGCGGAGGTCGAGCGGGCGGTGCGCGCGGTGACCAACGGCGAGGTGATCCTCGGCCCGCAGGTGGCCGCGCGGGCGCTGGCGGCGCTCTCCGGCGCGCGGTCCGTGTCCGCCGTGCCGTTCCCGGAGCTGACCGACCGCGAGCGCGAGGTCCTCGACCTCGTCGCCCGCGGCTACGACAACACGACCATCTCCCGCCGGCTCGTGCTGTCGACCAAGACGGTGCGCAACCACGTGGCGAACGTCCTCGCCAAGCTCGCCCTGCCCGACCGGTCCGCGGCGATCGTCCGGGCGCGCGAGGCGGGGCTGGGCGCCGACTGA
- a CDS encoding potassium channel family protein translates to MVVAAAVLAATVGIVYADRDGYRDGDEVGSLTLLDAAYYATVTLSTTGYGDITPVTDQARLVNVLVVTPLRVLFLIILVGTTLEALTERSREQWRVDRWRSALKDHTVVVGFGTKGRSAVRTLLGQDAPPTSIVVVDPSPEAVADANREGIAGVVGDATRSEVLARAEVGRARRIIVAAQRDDTAVLVTLTARALNPHAVIVSSVRESENAPLLQQSGASTVITSSDAAGRLLGVASTNPSLGEVLEDLLVPGSGLQLTERVLRTGEVGRSVKDLPDIVLAVVRNGKVRLYDDPACEQLRQDDRLVVLDTRGPHATSQDDLAR, encoded by the coding sequence ATGGTCGTCGCCGCCGCCGTCCTGGCCGCGACGGTCGGGATCGTGTACGCCGACCGCGACGGCTACCGCGACGGCGACGAGGTGGGCAGCCTGACGCTGCTCGACGCGGCGTACTACGCGACCGTCACCCTGTCCACGACCGGGTACGGCGACATCACCCCGGTCACCGACCAGGCGCGGCTCGTCAACGTCCTCGTCGTGACCCCGCTGCGGGTCCTGTTCCTCATCATCCTCGTCGGCACCACCCTCGAGGCCCTCACCGAGCGCAGCCGCGAGCAGTGGCGCGTCGACCGCTGGAGGAGCGCGTTGAAGGACCACACCGTGGTCGTCGGGTTCGGCACCAAGGGCCGCAGCGCGGTGCGCACCCTGCTGGGCCAGGACGCGCCCCCCACGTCGATCGTCGTCGTCGACCCCTCGCCCGAGGCCGTCGCGGACGCCAACCGCGAGGGCATCGCCGGCGTGGTCGGCGACGCGACGCGCAGCGAGGTGCTCGCGCGCGCGGAGGTGGGGCGCGCCCGCCGGATCATCGTCGCCGCCCAGCGCGACGACACCGCCGTCCTCGTCACCCTCACCGCCCGGGCGCTCAACCCGCACGCGGTCATCGTGTCCTCGGTGCGCGAGTCGGAGAACGCCCCGCTGCTGCAGCAGAGCGGCGCCAGCACCGTCATCACCTCCTCCGACGCCGCCGGCCGCCTGCTCGGCGTGGCCAGCACCAACCCGAGCCTCGGCGAGGTGCTCGAGGACCTGCTGGTGCCGGGCTCGGGCCTGCAGCTCACCGAGCGCGTCCTGCGCACCGGCGAGGTGGGGCGCTCGGTGAAGGACCTGCCGGACATCGTGCTGGCCGTGGTGCGCAACGGGAAGGTCCGGCTCTACGACGACCCGGCCTGCGAGCAGCTGCGCCAGGACGACCGCCTCGTCGTGCTCGACACCCGGGGCCCGCACGCCACGTCGCAGGACGACCTGGCGCGGTGA
- a CDS encoding cupin domain-containing protein, with amino-acid sequence MSFFLPPHPYPPARHEGPPAASARWRRAGGPPDVVSRTGSCDHLATGATTRGDYGLYRWDMGPEPSGPSPHVHRTISEAFFVLSGVVRLHDGTGWADARPGDFVHVPEGGVHGFRNESGEPASMLILFSPGAPRERYFEGLAHLSLGGERPSDEEMAEFYARHDTWWVGD; translated from the coding sequence GTGTCGTTCTTCCTGCCGCCGCACCCCTACCCGCCGGCCCGCCACGAGGGCCCGCCGGCCGCGTCGGCCCGCTGGCGCCGGGCGGGCGGCCCGCCGGACGTGGTGTCGCGCACCGGCTCCTGCGACCACCTCGCCACGGGGGCGACGACGCGCGGCGACTACGGCCTCTACCGCTGGGACATGGGCCCGGAGCCGAGCGGGCCCTCCCCGCACGTGCACCGGACCATCTCCGAGGCCTTCTTCGTGCTCTCCGGCGTCGTGCGCCTGCACGACGGCACCGGGTGGGCGGACGCGCGCCCCGGCGACTTCGTCCACGTCCCCGAGGGCGGCGTCCACGGCTTCCGCAACGAGTCCGGGGAGCCGGCCTCGATGCTCATCCTCTTCTCCCCGGGCGCCCCGCGGGAGCGCTACTTCGAGGGCCTGGCGCACCTCTCGCTCGGCGGGGAGCGCCCGTCGGACGAGGAGATGGCCGAGTTCTACGCCCGCCACGACACCTGGTGGGTCGGGGACTAG
- a CDS encoding putative bifunctional diguanylate cyclase/phosphodiesterase gives MPRRDHARCAASQGEPALWAGHLRAGAALAAGTALLVAAYVVLGDRPAAALLVPTALAVAALSPLLVRLPRSRAGQVALYGWCSALCVVLGVAAALDGGSASPLLAVLPLVLAFSSLTCPPLGLVVLSAVVPLTGLAVLVVAGPVTPAATLLVVLLLAQSAVGLACRESQWSSLHRQLELTRRLEGMAREDQLTGLLNRREVDERLAAALAADAPAGRCTGVVVLDLDGFKDVNDSLGHAAGDAVLQEVAARLRAVVREGDVVARLGGDEFLVGLPGLASPADAERVAAALRGALGAPYATSAGAVVLGGSVGVAVAPQDGCDEVDLLKRADLAMYRAKRGHAGWARYDVAADADPRGRLELLADLRAAIDGGGLRLAYQPVVLLGTGEVSSVEALLRWDHPRLGPQSPADFVALAESAGLVGALTDAVVTMAAAQAAAWDRAGRALPVAVNVSSSDLARPGFAAHLLGLATAQGCDPRLLRVEVTETSLVEERAVAVLRELAAAGLRVGVDDFGTGYSSLGRLKQLPVQALKIDRSFVTGLHEDRRDVAIVRAVVALADELGLNVIAEGVETADVARTLHRLGVPKAQGYLFSRPLPAHELEAALDAGRVGAPAEPSGAAEPDGAAARAGAAAG, from the coding sequence GTGCCTCGTCGTGATCATGCGCGCTGCGCCGCGTCGCAGGGCGAGCCCGCGCTGTGGGCCGGGCACCTGCGCGCCGGCGCCGCGCTCGCCGCCGGCACCGCCCTGCTGGTGGCGGCGTACGTCGTGCTCGGCGACCGGCCCGCCGCGGCGCTGCTCGTGCCGACGGCCCTCGCCGTCGCGGCCCTCAGCCCGCTCCTCGTGCGGCTCCCGCGCTCGCGGGCCGGCCAGGTCGCGCTGTACGGGTGGTGCAGCGCGCTGTGCGTCGTCCTCGGCGTCGCGGCCGCGCTCGACGGCGGCTCCGCGAGCCCGCTGCTGGCGGTGCTGCCGCTCGTGCTCGCCTTCTCCTCGCTGACCTGCCCGCCGCTCGGGCTCGTCGTGCTCAGCGCCGTCGTCCCGCTCACCGGGCTCGCCGTCCTCGTCGTCGCCGGGCCCGTCACGCCCGCGGCGACGCTGCTCGTCGTGCTGCTCCTCGCGCAGTCGGCCGTCGGGCTGGCCTGCCGCGAGTCCCAGTGGTCCAGCCTGCACCGCCAGCTCGAGCTCACCCGCCGGCTCGAGGGCATGGCCCGCGAGGACCAGCTCACCGGGCTCCTCAACCGCCGCGAGGTCGACGAGCGCCTCGCCGCCGCCCTCGCCGCGGACGCGCCCGCCGGGCGCTGCACCGGGGTCGTCGTCCTCGACCTCGACGGCTTCAAGGACGTCAACGACTCGCTGGGGCACGCCGCGGGCGACGCCGTGCTGCAGGAGGTCGCCGCGCGGCTGCGCGCGGTCGTGCGCGAGGGCGACGTCGTGGCGCGCCTCGGCGGCGACGAGTTCCTCGTCGGCCTGCCCGGGCTGGCCTCGCCCGCCGACGCCGAGCGCGTCGCCGCGGCGCTGCGCGGGGCGCTCGGGGCCCCGTACGCCACGAGCGCGGGCGCCGTCGTCCTCGGCGGCAGCGTCGGCGTGGCCGTCGCCCCGCAGGACGGGTGCGACGAGGTCGACCTGCTCAAGCGGGCGGACCTCGCGATGTACCGCGCCAAGCGCGGGCACGCCGGCTGGGCGCGCTACGACGTCGCGGCCGACGCGGACCCCCGGGGCCGCCTCGAGCTGCTCGCCGACCTGCGCGCGGCGATCGACGGGGGCGGGCTCCGGCTCGCGTACCAGCCCGTGGTGCTGCTCGGCACCGGCGAGGTGTCGAGCGTGGAGGCGCTGCTGCGCTGGGACCACCCCCGCCTCGGGCCGCAGAGCCCGGCCGACTTCGTCGCGCTCGCCGAGTCCGCCGGCCTCGTCGGCGCGCTCACCGACGCCGTCGTGACGATGGCCGCCGCGCAGGCGGCGGCCTGGGACCGCGCCGGACGCGCGCTGCCCGTCGCGGTCAACGTGAGCAGCAGCGACCTCGCCCGCCCCGGCTTCGCCGCCCACCTGCTCGGGCTCGCTACGGCGCAGGGCTGCGACCCGCGGCTCCTGCGCGTAGAGGTCACCGAGACCTCGCTCGTCGAGGAGCGCGCGGTCGCGGTGCTGCGCGAGCTCGCGGCGGCGGGGCTGCGCGTCGGGGTGGACGACTTCGGCACCGGCTACTCCTCGCTGGGGCGGCTCAAGCAGCTGCCGGTGCAGGCGCTGAAGATCGACCGGTCGTTCGTCACCGGGCTGCACGAGGACCGCCGCGACGTGGCGATCGTCCGCGCCGTCGTCGCGCTCGCGGACGAGCTCGGGCTCAACGTCATCGCCGAGGGCGTCGAGACCGCCGACGTCGCCCGGACCCTGCACCGGCTCGGCGTGCCGAAGGCGCAGGGCTACCTCTTCAGCCGCCCGCTGCCCGCGCACGAGCTCGAGGCCGCGCTGGACGCCGGACGGGTCGGCGCCCCCGCGGAGCCGAGCGGGGCCGCGGAGCCGGACGGGGCCGCGGCCCGCGCCGGGGCCGCGGCGGGCTGA
- a CDS encoding sensor histidine kinase yields MRRGPAPGGPTTAGGLPRTAAAVGLLAWGLGLASAVLLAAARPPATEGLWFYAVDVTVAAVYGTVAAVVLSRRRHVVPWLLALAAVGGGLAALGYAWGELSRARPAVPPLPWLVDLQGIAWVPGTLALFLVVPWLVRDHPLGRARWGLAAGSALTVAVTAVNVLHRDGDEPPLYLAAIAVGLLAAADAALRRARGPVAERVGLGWLAVGTLVMALSFLPLAVPSLWTVLPLWFLPSLHLAAQAVFPGAVLVAVLRQRMWGLDLPVSRAVLGGLLTTGLVVLYVAVATVAARLLPGGDQVLAAAAVAVAVQPARTWLQRRVTRLVHGDAVEPTRTVRRLGRHLGRAQTADELLAGLVETVGAALRLESAELVVEGATAAAWGAPTSTPVDVRLVHGTEEVAVLRVTAPPGEALGARERRALDELASVVSAGVALARTSRDLEAARDRLTSVRLEERRVVRRELHDGLGPSLAGIRLALQGARNLVATDPAAAGELLAALQAELDARVDDVRALSRSLLPPALETLGLGPALSELAARHREAGLEVEVRCDGADGLEPRLAAATYGIVVEAVTNVARHSGATRCTVEVVVEDAVLVVVDDDGTGVPADAVPGVGTSSMRERAQEQGGSLAVLPLQRGTRVRAELPVGLR; encoded by the coding sequence GTGCGGCGGGGCCCGGCCCCGGGGGGACCGACCACGGCCGGCGGCCTGCCGCGCACCGCGGCGGCCGTCGGCCTGCTGGCGTGGGGGCTCGGCCTCGCCTCGGCGGTGCTCCTCGCCGCGGCGCGCCCGCCGGCGACCGAGGGGCTGTGGTTCTACGCGGTCGACGTGACGGTCGCCGCCGTGTACGGCACCGTCGCCGCGGTCGTGCTGTCCCGCCGCCGGCACGTGGTGCCGTGGCTCCTGGCCCTCGCCGCGGTCGGCGGGGGCCTCGCCGCGCTCGGGTACGCCTGGGGCGAGCTGTCCCGGGCCCGGCCGGCGGTGCCGCCGCTGCCGTGGCTCGTCGACCTGCAGGGCATCGCCTGGGTCCCCGGCACGCTCGCGCTCTTCCTCGTCGTGCCGTGGCTCGTGCGGGACCACCCGCTGGGCCGGGCCCGCTGGGGCCTGGCCGCCGGCTCCGCGCTGACCGTGGCGGTCACGGCGGTGAACGTCCTGCACCGCGACGGGGACGAGCCGCCGCTCTACCTCGCCGCGATCGCCGTCGGGCTGCTCGCCGCGGCCGACGCCGCGCTGCGGCGCGCCCGCGGGCCGGTGGCGGAGCGGGTCGGGCTGGGCTGGCTGGCCGTCGGCACGCTCGTCATGGCCCTGTCCTTCCTGCCGCTCGCGGTCCCGTCGCTCTGGACGGTCCTGCCGCTGTGGTTCCTGCCCTCGCTGCACCTCGCGGCGCAGGCGGTGTTCCCGGGCGCGGTGCTCGTCGCGGTGCTGCGCCAGCGCATGTGGGGCCTGGACCTGCCGGTGAGCCGGGCCGTGCTCGGCGGGCTGCTGACGACCGGGCTCGTCGTGCTCTACGTCGCCGTCGCCACCGTCGCGGCCCGGCTGCTGCCCGGTGGGGACCAGGTGCTGGCCGCGGCCGCCGTCGCCGTGGCGGTGCAGCCGGCGCGCACCTGGCTGCAGCGGCGGGTCACGCGCCTGGTGCACGGCGACGCGGTGGAGCCGACGCGCACGGTGCGCCGGCTGGGCCGTCACCTGGGCCGCGCCCAGACCGCGGACGAGCTGCTCGCCGGCCTCGTCGAGACGGTGGGCGCGGCGCTGCGGCTGGAGTCGGCCGAGCTCGTCGTCGAGGGCGCGACGGCCGCGGCCTGGGGCGCCCCGACGAGCACCCCGGTCGACGTGCGCCTCGTGCACGGCACCGAGGAGGTGGCGGTGCTGCGGGTGACCGCACCGCCGGGCGAGGCGCTGGGCGCGCGCGAGCGGCGGGCGCTCGACGAGCTCGCCTCGGTGGTGTCCGCGGGCGTGGCCCTGGCCCGCACCTCGCGCGACCTGGAGGCGGCGCGCGACCGGCTCACCTCCGTACGGCTCGAGGAGCGGCGGGTCGTCCGGCGCGAGCTGCACGACGGGCTCGGCCCGTCGCTGGCCGGCATCCGCCTGGCGCTGCAGGGCGCGCGCAACCTCGTCGCCACCGACCCGGCCGCGGCCGGGGAGCTGCTGGCGGCGCTGCAGGCCGAGCTCGACGCGCGGGTCGACGACGTACGGGCCCTCTCGCGCAGCCTGCTGCCGCCGGCGCTGGAGACCCTCGGGCTGGGGCCGGCGCTGTCCGAGCTGGCGGCCCGGCACCGCGAGGCCGGGCTGGAGGTCGAGGTGCGCTGCGACGGCGCCGACGGGCTGGAGCCGCGGCTGGCCGCGGCGACGTACGGGATCGTGGTCGAGGCGGTGACCAACGTCGCCCGCCACAGCGGCGCGACCCGGTGCACCGTCGAGGTCGTCGTGGAGGACGCCGTGCTCGTGGTCGTCGACGACGACGGGACGGGGGTGCCCGCCGACGCGGTCCCCGGCGTCGGCACGAGCTCGATGCGCGAGCGGGCGCAGGAGCAGGGCGGCAGCCTCGCCGTGCTGCCCCTGCAGCGCGGCACCCGCGTGCGGGCCGAGCTGCCGGTGGGGCTGCGGTGA
- a CDS encoding maleylpyruvate isomerase N-terminal domain-containing protein, whose protein sequence is MTNGWDASRRAYADAAAWLVRAAALVGDRWERPGLGAWDVRALVGHASRSFLTVEEYLARPAAAVEVASAPDYYRAVRALASGPGVVQRGRDAGAALGEDPAAAVAALAARVVRLVEGCDGTELLTTLAGGMRLDAYLPTRTVELAVHGADLAAALGLPPDVPATAAREALAVVVDLAVADGTSGPLLLTATGRRTGLPPGASVL, encoded by the coding sequence ATGACCAACGGATGGGACGCCTCCCGCCGCGCGTACGCCGACGCCGCGGCCTGGCTCGTGCGCGCCGCCGCCCTCGTCGGCGACCGCTGGGAGCGGCCGGGGCTCGGCGCGTGGGACGTGCGCGCCCTCGTCGGCCACGCGAGCCGCTCGTTCCTCACCGTCGAGGAGTACCTCGCGCGGCCGGCCGCGGCCGTGGAGGTCGCCAGCGCCCCCGACTACTACCGCGCGGTCCGCGCCCTGGCGTCCGGGCCCGGGGTGGTGCAGCGGGGCCGCGACGCCGGTGCCGCGCTGGGCGAGGACCCCGCCGCGGCGGTGGCCGCGCTCGCGGCCCGGGTCGTCCGGCTCGTCGAGGGCTGCGACGGGACCGAGCTCCTCACCACGCTGGCCGGCGGGATGCGGCTCGACGCCTACCTGCCGACGCGCACCGTCGAGCTCGCCGTGCACGGCGCGGACCTCGCCGCCGCCCTCGGCCTGCCCCCGGACGTCCCGGCGACGGCGGCCCGCGAGGCGCTCGCCGTCGTCGTCGACCTCGCGGTCGCGGACGGCACGAGCGGGCCGTTGCTGCTCACCGCCACCGGGCGGCGCACGGGGCTGCCGCCGGGGGCGTCGGTGCTCTGA